A genomic segment from Glycine soja cultivar W05 chromosome 18, ASM419377v2, whole genome shotgun sequence encodes:
- the LOC114397649 gene encoding protein METHYLENE BLUE SENSITIVITY 1-like, whose product MTGKAKPKKHTAKEIAAKVDAATTNRGGGKAGLKDRSGLEKGGHAKYECPHCKVTAPDVKSMQIHHDARHPKIPFEEDKVVNLHATHVPESSKPRPGVRGSLKK is encoded by the coding sequence ATGACCGGGAAGGCGAAGCCGAAGAAGCACACGGCGAAGGAAATCGCCGCGAAGGTGGACGCCGCCACCACTAACCGCGGCGGCGGGAAGGCCGGCCTGAAGGACCGATCCGGGTTGGAGAAGGGCGGGCACGCGAAATACGAGTGCCCTCACTGCAAAGTGACGGCGCCGGACGTGAAATCAATGCAAATTCACCACGACGCGCGTCACCCCAAGATTCCCTTTGAGGAGGACAAAGTCGTCAATCTTCACGCGACGCACGTTCCTGAATCCTCCAAGCCTCGCCCCGGTGTTCGCGGAAGCCTCAAGAAGTGA
- the LOC114396625 gene encoding putative pentatricopeptide repeat-containing protein At3g23330: protein MGLGSSCSRIYANHVFLVSATNYRSSTTTPFHLRWLQSCSLYHFTLSNGPPPLGTLHALYVKNGSLQTLNPANHLLTLYAKSNNMAHAQKLFDEIPQRNTHTWTILISGFARAGSSEMVFNLFREMQAKGACPNQYTLSSVFKCCSLDNNLQLGKGVHAWMLRNGIDVDVVLGNSILDLYLKCKVFEYAERLFELMNEGDVVSWNIMIDAYLRAGDVEKSLDMFRRLPYKDVVSWNTIVDGLLQCGYERHALEQLYCMVECGTEFSAVTFSIALILASSLSHVELGRQLHGMVLKFGFDSDGFIRSSLVEMYCKCGRMDKASIILRDVPLDVLRKGNARVSYKEPKAGIVSWGSMVSGYVWNGKYEDGLKTFRLMVRELVVVDIRTVTTIISACANAGILEFGRHVHAYVQKIGHRIDAYVGSSLIDMYSKSGSLDDAWMVFRQSNEPNIVMWTSMISGYALHGQGMHAIGLFEEMLNQGIIPNEVTFLGVLNACSHAGLIEEGCRYFRMMKDAYCINPGVEHCTSMVDLYGRAGHLTKTKNFIFKNGISHLTSVWKSFLSSCRLHKNVEMGKWVSEMLLQVAPSDPGAYVLLSNMCASNHRWDEAARVRSLMHQRGVKKQPGQSWIQLKDQIHTFVMGDRSHPQDDEIYSYLDILIGRLKEIGYSFDVKLVMQDVEEEQGEVLISHHSEKLAVVFGIINTANRTPIRIIKNLRICTDCHNFIKYASQLLDREIIVRDIHRFHHFKHGSCSCGDYW from the coding sequence ATGGGTCTTGGGTCATCATGTTCTCGGATATACGCCAACCATGTCTTCCTAGTTTCCGCGACCAATTATCGCAGTTCTACTACCACCCCATTTCACCTTCGTTGGCTCCAATCATGCTCCTTATATCACTTCACCTTATCCAATGGCCCACCACCACTGGGTACCCTTCATGCCCTCTACGTCAAGAATGGCTCTCTTCAAACTTTGAACCCGGCTAACCATCTTTTGACTCTGTATGCCAAATCCAACAACATGGCCCATGCCCAGAAGCTGTTTGATGAAATTCCCCAGAGAAACACTCATACATGGACCATCCTTATATCGGGTTTTGCCCGAGCGGGCTCTTCAGAAATGGTCTTTAACCTTTTCAGAGAAATGCAGGCAAAGGGTGCTTGTCCAAATCAATATACCTTGTCCAGTGTCTTCAAGTGTTGTTCACTTGACAACAATCTTCAATTGGGCAAGGGAGTCCACGCGTGGATGCTCAGAAATGGGATTGATGTAGATGTTGTGCTGGGGAACTCTATTCTTGATCTTTACTTGAAATGCAAGGTTTTTGAGTACGCAGAAAGGTTGTTTGAGTTGATGAATGAGGGGGATGTTGTGTCGTGGAATATCATGATCGATGCGTATCTGCGTGCAGGAGATGTGGAGAAGTCTCTTGACATGTTCAGGAGATTGCCTTACAAAGATGTCGTAAGTTGGAATACGATCGTAGATGGATTGCTGCAATGTGGTTATGAAAGACATGCATTAGAACAACTCTATTGTATGGTGGAATGTGGGACTGAGTTCTCTGCAGTCACTTTCTCCATAGCTCTTATCTTGGCTTCCTCTTTATCACATGTGGAGCTTGGGAGACAACTTCATGGGATGGTCTTAAAATTTGGCTTTGATAGTGATGGCTTTATAAGGAGTTCACTTGTAGAAATGTATTGTAAGTGTGGGAGAATGGATAAGGCGTCTATAATTCTCAGAGATGTTCCTCTGGATGTCCTGAGAAAAGGGAATGCTCGAGTTTCTTATAAGGAACCAAAGGCAGGAATTGTTTCATGGGGTTCAATGGTTTCTGGCTATGTTTGGAATGGGAAGTATGAAGATGGTTTGAAAACTTTCAGGTTAATGGTTCGTGAACTGGTTGTAGTGGATATTCGAACTGTTACAACCATTATTTCTGCTTGTGCTAATGCTGGAATTTTGGAATTTGGAAGGCATGTTCATGCTTACGTTCAGAAAATTGGGCATAGAATAGATGCTTATGTTGGTTCTTCCTTAATTGATATGTATTCTAAATCTGGTAGCCTGGATGATGCATGGATGGTTTTCAGACAAAGCAATGAACCCAACATTGTCATGTGGACTTCAATGATATCTGGCTATGCGCTACATGGTCAAGGAATGCATGCGATTGGTCTTTTTGAAGAAATGTTGAATCAGGGTATTATACCAAATGAGGTTACTTTTCTAGGGGTTTTAAATGCATGCAGCCATGCAGGGCTGATTGAAGAAGGCTGTAGATATTTTAGGATGATGAAAGATGCTTATTGCATCAACCCCGGAGTTGAACACTGTACTTCTATGGTTGATCTTTATGGTCGAGCGGGTCACTTAACTAAGACAAAAAACTTCATTTTCAAAAATGGTATCTCTCACTTGACTTCTGTGTGGAAATCATTTTTATCATCTTGTCGACTTCATAAAAATGTTGAAATGGGAAAGTGGGTTTCTGAAATGCTACTTCAAGTTGCACCATCTGATCCAGGAGCATACGTTTTGCTATCAAATATGTGTGCTTCTAACCATAGATGGGATGAGGCTGCCAGGGTAAGGAGTTTAATGCATCAAAGAGGGGTGAAGAAGCAGCCTGGGCAATCTTGGATTCAACTAAAGGATCAAATCCATACTTTCGTCATGGGAGATAGGTCTCATCCTCAAGACGATGAGATATATTCATATCTGGACATTTTAATTGGAAGGTTAAAGGAAATTGGATATTCCTTTGATGTGAAACTTGTCATGCAGGATGTAGAAGAAGAACAAGGGGAAGTACTTATTAGTCATCACAGTGAAAAACTTGCAGTTGTCTTTGGCATCATTAACACTGCCAATAGGACCCCAATTCGAATTATAAAGAACCTCCGCATTTGTACAGATTGCCATAACTTCATTAAGTATGCTTCTCAGCTTCTAGATCGTGAAATAATTGTAAGAGATATTCATAGGTTCCATCATTTTAAGCATGGTAGTTGCTCTTGTGGAGATTATTGGTGA
- the LOC114397517 gene encoding tyrosine-protein phosphatase DSP5-like, with amino-acid sequence MGMIVDFENDQNDAVLVPPPNFAMVEDCVFRSSFPTPSNFPFLQTLNLRSIIYLCPEPYPEENLEFLRSQNIRLFQFGIEGKTDVSMPVLKDSIMDALKVLIDVRNHPILVHCKRGKHRTGCLVGCLRKLQNWCLSSVFEEYQRFAGAKSRTTDLTFIEMFDVLSLSQCLYSIIYQYHGSKKRRLLYKDENLQKPRLTSF; translated from the exons ATGGGAATGATagtggattttgaaaatgacCAAAACGACGCCGTTCTGGTTCCGCCCCCTAACTTCGCCATGGTTGAAGACTGCGTTTTCCGATCCAGCTTCCCCACCCCTTCCAATTTCCCCTTTCTCCAAACCCTAAACCTTCGCTCCATCAT ATACCTGTGCCCCGAGCCTTATCCGGAAGAAAATCTCGAGTTCCTCCGCTCGCAGAATATTCGCCTCTTTCAATTTGGAATTGAGGGGAAAACG GACGTTTCTATGCCTGTTCTCAAGGATTCTATCATGGATGCACTGAAAGTTTTAATTG ATGTGAGAAATCACCCCATTTTGGTTCATTGCAAGCGAGGAAAG CATAGAACAGGTTGCCTAGTTGGTTGCTTGCGAAAATTACAGAACTGGTGTTTGTCCTCTGTGTTTGAGGAGTACCAACGATTTGCTGGTGCTAAATCCAGGACAACGGATTTAACATTCATAGAAATGTTTGATGTTCTAAGTCTGAGTCAGTGCCTTTACAGCATCATCTACCAGTACCATGGTTCAAAGAAGCGTCGGTTGTTGTATAAAGATGAAAACTTACAGAAGCCCCGACTGACATCATTTTAG
- the LOC114396318 gene encoding photosystem I reaction center subunit XI, chloroplastic-like has translation MAAASPMASQLKSTFTKTLVAPKGLSASSPLHLLPSKRQFSFTVRAIQSEKPTYQVIQPINGDPFIGSLETPVTSSPLIAWYLSNLPAYRTAVSPLLRGIEVGLAHGYLLVGPFVKAGPLRNTEIAGQAGSLAAGGLVVILSLCLTIYGISSFNEGDPSTAPSLTLTGRKKEPDQLQTADGWAKFTGGFFFGGISGVIWAYFLLYVLDLPYYIK, from the exons ATGGCAGCTGCTTCTCCTATGGCAAGCCAACTCAAGTCCACCTTCACTAAAACTCTTGTAGCTCCCAAGGGCCTCTCTGCCTCTTCACCACTCCACCTCCTGCCTTCTAAGAGGCAATTTAGCTTCACTGTTAGGGCCATCCAATCAGAAAAG CCAACCTATCAAGTGATTCAACCAATCAACGGTGATCCCTTCATTGGAAGCCTTGAAACCCCAGTTACATCCAGCCCCTTGATTGCATGGTACTTATCGAACCTCCCCGCATACAGGACCGCAGTGAGCCCACTACTAAGAGGGATCGAGGTGGGCCTGGCCCATGGCTACCTTCTGGTGGGCCCATTCGTGAAGGCCGGGCCTCTGAGGAACACCGAGATCGCCGGGCAAGCGGGCTCTCTCGCCGCTGGTGGGCTTGTGGTGATCCTCAGCCTTTGCCTCACAATCTATGGGATTTCATCTTTTAACGAAGGAGACCCATCCACTGCCCCGTCACTGACCTTGACGGGCCGCAAGAAGGAGCCCGATCAGCTCCAAACTGCTGATGGGTGGGCCAAGTTCACCGGAGGCTTCTTCTTCGGAGGCATTTCGGGTGTTATTTGGGCCTACTTCCTCCTCTACGTCTTGGACCTTCCATACTACATCAAGTGA
- the LOC114395820 gene encoding CRIB domain-containing protein RIC4-like — MRQRMDRLVILPFSAGCISEASVAVGVPHPRRSKPDTNASPPTIKRSKSVEDSEILSGESMKNSLRLLDVVPKSNLSYGFNRLVKGFKNFSQLFVEKDEFEDVEIDMEIGCPTDVQHVTHIGWDGIATSAADPMKGWDALIPPELLSLSSSQSLKHLDLPNLEAKHDEASSPVKPSPN, encoded by the exons atgagacAAAGAATGGACAGGCTTGTCATTCTTCCTTTCTCTGCTGGTTGCATCTCTGAGGCCAGTGTTGCTGTTGGTGTTCCACATCCAAGAAGATCAAAACCAGACACCAATGCATCACCTCCTACAATAA AACGGTCTAAAAGCGTCGAGGATTCAGAGATTTTGTCTGGTGAAAGCATGAAGAACTCGTTGAGGCTGCTAGACGTTGTTCCAAAGTCTAACCTATCCTACGGCTTCAATAGACTGGTCAAGGGTTTCAAGAATTTTTCTCAATTGTTTG TGGAAAAAGATGAGTTTGAAGATGTGGAAATAGACATGGAAATAGGGTGCCCAACAGATGTGCAGCATGTGACACACATTGGTTGGGATGGCATTGCAACTTCTGCTGCTGACCCCATGAAGGGATGGGATGCCCTTATTCCTCCTGAGCTCCTCTCTCTATCATCCTCTCAATCTTTAAAGCACCTGGACCTCCCTAATTTGGAGGCAAAACATGATGAAGCATCGTCTCCCGTTAAGCCTTCTCCTAATTAA
- the LOC114395670 gene encoding WRKY transcription factor SUSIBA2-like, which produces MEQDNLNNNCDEENFVSDSRGRKRSIAERRGFNSNAARINTALFRTATTSTTTPSPSPAARSPRLTIPPGISPTALLDSPIMLPNSQAISPTVGSFFTLPLLSHEGSMLTTEQGNVDVSTAFDVAASFKFKPRGHLDPNPLPPFTASLNQVSSHFHSVKGENRESHLLAQVQPPLDFSCQADFSKGHSVKNSEVNSYNDMKMVNDAIVNANNVEMPMSGSEEVSDESAMLKNAINGEDFGGQPASEGEQKEVSHATGAVRTSEDGYNWRKYGQKQVKGSEYPRSYYKCTQPNCQVKKKVERSHDGQITEIIYKGAHNHAQPHPGHRASSLSTDEVSDMAEDSTLAKIEGGYVWRNIQTGLKDTKQSFDWKADGQERTSSTSAVTELSDPISTNKAKSLRIFELEDTPELSSTLASHDDDEDGTAHALVSAEDEAENDELEPKIRKKESYAVEPNLPPTRAVREPRVVVQIESDVDILDDGYRWRKYGQKVVKGNPNPRSYYKCTSTGCMVRKHVERASHNLKYVLTTYEGKHNHEVPTARTNNQVNSSDGGLPPNGANGQVSLTLPGSAGIPKPETHQTLGHHFDRKPEFSDEFLRPSLVGSFGNDMKFRPSSLCQMKYPSLNNAMPYGSYGLNPERCTAPQAGSIPSMFPDFPMPLPLNLPSSGNFSIAGLNFNRVKPMNPDQSFLSGQQVKDIDTGFLRPKQEQKDDTMYGSCMPPLDHANASLTSSPSPSIYQRVMHNFPS; this is translated from the exons ATGGAACAAGACAACCTTAACaacaattgtgatgaggaaaacTTTGTGTCTGACTcgagaggaagaaaaagaagcattGCTGAGAGAAGGGGTTTCAATTCCAATGCTGCAAGAATCAACACAGCACTGTTTCGCACTGCAACAACTTCAACAACAACCCCTTCACCGTCCCCTGCTGCTCGATCACCTCGTCTCACCATTCCCCCCGGAATTAGTCCCACTGCCTTGCTTGACTCTCCCATCATGCTTCCAAATTCTCAG GCCATATCTCCCACCGTTGGCTCTTTCTTCACGCTGCCACTTCTCAGCCATGAAGGATCAATGCTCACAACTGAACAAGGGAATGTGGATGTGTCAACCGCATTTGATGTCGCCGCCTCTTTCAAATTCAAGCCTCGTGGACATTTGGATCCTAATCCTTTGCCTCCTTTCACTGCTTCTCTAAATCAG GTTTCTAGTCATTTCCACTCAGTAAAGGGAGAAAATAGAGAGAGCCACCTACTTGCTCAAGTTCAGCCACCATTAGATTTTTCATGCCAAGCAGATTTTTCAAAAGGCCATTCTGTGAAAAATAGTGAAGTGAATTCGTACAATGATATGAAAATGGTAAATGATGCGATTGTTAATGCCAATAATGTTGAGATGCCAATGTCTGGCTCTGAGGAAGTAAGTGATGAAAGCGCTATGCTGAAAAATGCTATCAATGGTGAGGATTTCGGAGGGCAACCTGCTTCAGAAGGAGAACAGAAAGAGGTATCCCATGCAACGGGAGCAGTAAGGACTTCAGAGGATGGCTATAATTGGAGGAAATATGGACAAAAACAGGTTAAAGGTAGTGAGTATCCCAGAAGCTATTATAAATGCACACAGCCTAATTGTCAGGTCAAGAAAAAGGTGGAACGATCCCATGACGGTCAAATAACGGAAATTATTTACAAGGGTGCTCATAACCATGCACAACCACACCCCGGACATCGAGCATCTTCACTTTCTACTGATGAGGTTTCAGACATGGCTGAAGACAGTACCTTAGCTAAAATTGAAGGTGGGTATGTCTGGAGAAATATTCAAACAGGATTAAAAGAtacaaaacaaagttttgattGGAAGGCTGATGGACAGGAAAGGACATCATCAACTTCTGCTGTGACTGAGCTTTCAGATCCTATATCAACTAACAAAGCTAAATCTCTACGTATATTTGAATTGGAGGACACTCCAGAGCTTTCTTCTACACTTGCCagtcatgatgatgatgaagatgggaCCGCTCATGCACTTGTGTCGGCTGAAGACGAAGCTGAGAATGATGAATTGGAACCGAAAATAAG GAAGAAAGAGAGCTATGCAGTTGAACCAAATTTGCCCCCTACTAGGGCTGTTCGAGAGCCAAGAGTGGTTGTCCAAATTGAGAGTGATGTGGACATACTTGATGATGGTTACCGCTGGCGTAAGTATGGACAAAAGGTTGTCAAAGGAAATCCAAATCCTAG GAGCTACTACAAATGTACAAGTACTGGATGTATGGTAAGGAAACATGTGGAAAGGGCTTCACACAATCTGAAATATGTCCTTACTACTTATGAGGGAAAGCATAACCATGAAGTGCCCACTGCTAGAACCAACAATCAGGTAAACTCAAGTGATGGTGGTTTACCTCCCAATGGTGCTAATGGACAAGTTTCTCTTACATTACCAGGGAGTGCTGGCATTCCAAAGCCCGAAACTCATCAAACTCTTGGACATCATTTTGATAGAAAACCGGAATTCAGCGACGAGTTTCTCAGGCCTAGTTTGGTTGGAAGTTTCGGGAATGATATGAAGTTTCGGCCTTCTTCCCTTTGCCAAATGAAGTATCCTTCCTTGAATAACGCCATGCCATATGGCTCCTATGGACTGAACCCTGAACGTTGCACTGCCCCTCAAGCTGGATCCATTCCCTCCATGTTCCCTGATTTTCCAATGCCACTTCCATTGAATCTTCCCTCATCTGGAAATTTTTCAATTGCTGGACTGAATTTTAACCGTGTCAAGCCAATGAATCCGGACCAGTCTTTCCTTTCTGGGCAGCAGGTGAAGGACATTGATACAGGGTTCCTGAGGCCTAAACAAGAACAGAAGGATGATACTATGTACGGCTCGTGCATGCCCCCGCTAGATCATGCAAATGCTTCACTCACTTCTTCACCATCACCATCCATTTATCAACGCGTCATGCACAATTTCCCTTCATAA
- the LOC114397389 gene encoding uncharacterized protein LOC114397389: MTLKSPKAIWDYLKEEYAGDDRIRSMQVLNLRRKFELQRMKESETIKEYSNKLLGIANKIKLLGSDFTDSRIVEKILVTVPERYEASIASLENTKDLSKITLAEVLHALQAQEQRRLMRQDRVVEGALPAKHHEVDESKKDFFKKNQPTSSENNANNQNKGKDKKKNYPPCHHCGKKGHAPFKCWRRPDAKCNKCNQIGHEAVICPNKNHHDEGAQIANQEEEDQLFVATCFLSSESSEKLGMVAIFL; this comes from the exons ATGACTCTTAAATCACCCAAAGCAATTTGGGATTATCTGAAAGAGGAATACGCTGGAGATGATAGAATACGAAGCATGCAAGTGCTAAATTTAAGGAGGAAATTTGAGCTTCAAAGGATGAAAGAGTCAgagacaatcaaagaatactcaAACAAATTGTTGGGTATTGCTAACAAGATAAAGTTGTTGGGAAGTGATTTTACTGATTCGAGAATTGTAGAGAAAATTTTGGTAACGGTGCCGGAGAGGTATGAAGCATCTATAGCTTCATTGGAGAACACAAAGGATCTGTCGAAAATCACATTGGCAGAAGTACTACATGCCCTACAAGCTCAAGAGCAGCGAAGGTTGATGAGGCAAGATCGTGTTGTCGAAGGTGCTTTGCCCGCCAAACATCATGAAGTTGATGAAAgcaaaaaggattttttcaagaagaatcaGCCAACAAGCAGCGAAAATAatgcaaacaaccaaaacaaaggtaaggataaaaagaaaaattatccaccTTGTCATCATTGTGGCAAAAAAGGTCATGCACCTTTCAAATGTTGGAGGAGACCAGATGCAAAATGTAACAAGTGCAACCAGATAGGGCATGAAGCGGTGATCTGCCCCAACAAAAATCACCATGATGAGGGAGCTCAGATTGCTAATCAAGAAGAAGAGGACCAACTGTTTGTGGCCACATGCTTCTTGAGTAGTGAATCAAGTGAAA AATTGGGAATGGTGGCTATATTCctgtaa